One region of Ardenticatenales bacterium genomic DNA includes:
- a CDS encoding ABC transporter permease has translation MVQYSIRRILASIPVIIGVLIVTFALARAIPGDPCTAILGEKATPEICERFFREKGLDQPITVQFSIFARDVLRGDFGDSIRFKRSVMQILIERLPITIELGMAALILALLVGIPAGIISAVRRNSLIDVATMVGANIGVSMPVFWLGLMLAYVFALVLKDTPFWLPPSGRLSPGMTPIPFYEYYQWTLVEGGFWTKFLEFIGNFYIFNAIITGDWATLGDAIKHLVLPAVALSTIPMAIIARMTRSAMLEVLGLDYIRTARAKGLAQFTVVMKHAFRNALLPIVTITGLQLGLVLSGAILTETIFGLSGVGRSLYEAITARDYPIIQGFVVVISVGYVAINLLVDLSYAILDPRIRLD, from the coding sequence ATGGTTCAATATAGTATCCGCCGCATTCTGGCTTCAATTCCCGTGATCATCGGCGTCCTCATCGTCACCTTTGCCCTGGCGCGGGCCATTCCCGGTGATCCCTGCACAGCCATCCTCGGAGAAAAGGCCACCCCGGAAATCTGCGAGCGCTTCTTCCGTGAAAAAGGGCTGGACCAGCCCATCACGGTGCAATTCTCTATTTTTGCCCGCGACGTGCTGCGCGGCGATTTCGGCGATTCGATCCGCTTCAAGCGTTCGGTCATGCAGATTTTGATTGAGCGGCTGCCAATTACGATTGAATTGGGGATGGCGGCCTTGATTTTGGCGCTGCTGGTGGGCATTCCTGCCGGCATTATCTCCGCCGTCCGCCGCAATTCCCTCATCGACGTCGCCACCATGGTGGGAGCCAACATCGGCGTCTCCATGCCCGTCTTCTGGCTGGGCCTCATGCTCGCCTACGTTTTCGCCCTCGTCCTCAAAGACACCCCCTTCTGGCTCCCACCCAGCGGACGCCTTTCTCCCGGCATGACGCCCATCCCCTTCTACGAATACTATCAGTGGACCCTCGTCGAAGGCGGCTTCTGGACCAAATTCCTGGAATTCATCGGCAATTTCTACATCTTCAACGCCATCATCACCGGCGACTGGGCCACACTCGGCGACGCCATCAAGCACCTGGTCCTTCCCGCCGTCGCTCTCAGCACCATCCCCATGGCCATCATCGCCCGCATGACCCGCTCGGCCATGCTAGAAGTCCTGGGGCTGGATTACATCCGCACGGCGCGAGCCAAAGGACTGGCTCAGTTCACCGTCGTCATGAAACACGCCTTCCGCAACGCCCTCCTGCCCATCGTCACCATCACCGGGCTGCAATTGGGCCTCGTCCTCAGCGGAGCCATCCTCACGGAAACGATTTTTGGCCTCTCCGGCGTCGGGCGCAGCCTCTACGAAGCCATCACCGCCCGCGACTACCCCATCATCCAGGGCTTCGTCGTCGTCATTTCCGTCGGCTACGTCGCCATCAACCTCCTCGTGGACCTCTCATACGCCATTTTGGACCCCCGTATCCGCCTTGATTAA
- the polX gene encoding DNA polymerase/3'-5' exonuclease PolX — translation MNNREIAELFEKIADMLAIRGDNFNRIIAYRNGAESIRALPRDLSAIRDEGALTDIPGIGKTLAEKITEMLDTGKLAFYERLAVEIPPSLLDLLQIEGVGPKKVKLFYDRLRITTLDELQAAAAAGKLRQLPGMGAKSEAKIIAGIQNLARLQTDRVPLGEAWPIAQAMLAELAALPGVTEHAVGGSLRRMRETIGDIDLLVAAADAEPVMDRFVSLPPVDAVVGRGPTKARVTLRNGMGVDLRVMPASRWGTLLSYFTGSKAHNVRLREMAQKQGLSLNEYAFTRPDGSEIICATEADVYNILGLPYIPPVLREDRGEIEAAQNGQLPTLIQAGDIRADLHMHTTWSDGRLSVREMAQAARAQGLQYIAITDHSASLGIANGLSVERLRQQAREVRAVDAEMGPDFRVFHGTEMEIRADGTLDFPDDVLSELDFVIAALHVSLRQPREQVTARALAAVDNPLVHMLAHPTGRLLPDRLGADLDMDRILMAAARTGTIMEINANPRRLDLQDSYVRRAQQLGVRLSINTDAHHSDEFALRHYGIATAQRGWATAANVVNTWPVAQFLALIKRH, via the coding sequence ATGAACAATCGTGAAATTGCCGAACTATTCGAGAAAATCGCCGATATGCTGGCCATCCGCGGCGACAACTTCAACCGCATTATTGCCTATCGCAATGGCGCGGAAAGCATCCGCGCCTTGCCCCGCGATCTGAGCGCCATTCGTGACGAGGGGGCGTTGACGGATATTCCGGGCATTGGCAAGACGCTGGCGGAAAAAATCACGGAAATGCTGGACACGGGGAAGCTGGCATTCTATGAGCGATTGGCGGTGGAGATTCCGCCGTCGCTGCTGGATTTGCTGCAAATTGAGGGGGTGGGGCCGAAGAAGGTGAAGCTGTTTTACGACCGGCTGCGGATTACGACGTTGGATGAGTTGCAAGCGGCGGCGGCGGCGGGCAAATTACGCCAGCTTCCGGGAATGGGGGCGAAATCGGAGGCGAAGATTATTGCCGGCATTCAAAACCTCGCCCGCCTGCAAACAGACCGTGTGCCCCTGGGAGAAGCGTGGCCGATTGCCCAGGCCATGCTGGCCGAACTGGCCGCGCTCCCCGGCGTGACCGAGCATGCCGTCGGCGGCTCGCTGCGCCGTATGCGTGAAACCATCGGGGATATTGATTTACTGGTGGCGGCGGCGGACGCGGAGCCGGTGATGGATCGTTTTGTGTCACTGCCGCCGGTGGACGCGGTGGTGGGGCGTGGTCCCACGAAGGCGCGGGTGACGTTGCGGAATGGGATGGGGGTGGATTTGAGGGTAATGCCGGCATCTCGCTGGGGCACCCTCCTCTCCTACTTCACCGGCAGCAAAGCCCATAACGTCCGCCTGCGCGAAATGGCCCAAAAACAAGGCCTCAGCCTCAACGAATACGCCTTCACCCGTCCCGACGGCAGCGAAATCATCTGCGCCACGGAAGCCGACGTCTACAACATCCTCGGCCTCCCCTACATCCCCCCCGTCCTGCGCGAAGATCGCGGCGAAATCGAAGCCGCGCAAAACGGCCAACTCCCCACCCTCATCCAGGCCGGCGACATCCGCGCCGACCTGCACATGCACACCACCTGGTCCGATGGCCGCCTCAGCGTGCGCGAAATGGCCCAGGCCGCCCGCGCCCAAGGCCTGCAATACATCGCCATCACCGACCACTCCGCCAGCCTGGGCATCGCCAACGGCCTTTCCGTGGAACGCCTACGGCAGCAAGCGCGGGAAGTGCGCGCCGTAGACGCGGAAATGGGACCGGACTTTCGTGTCTTCCACGGCACGGAAATGGAAATCCGCGCCGACGGCACCCTTGATTTCCCCGACGACGTCCTGTCCGAACTGGATTTCGTCATTGCCGCGCTGCACGTTAGCCTGCGCCAGCCCCGCGAGCAAGTGACCGCCCGCGCCCTGGCCGCCGTCGATAACCCCCTCGTCCACATGCTGGCCCATCCTACCGGACGCCTACTGCCCGACCGCCTCGGCGCGGACCTGGACATGGACCGCATTCTCATGGCCGCCGCGCGCACAGGCACCATCATGGAAATCAATGCCAACCCCCGCCGCCTCGACCTGCAAGACAGCTACGTGCGGCGGGCGCAACAACTTGGTGTGCGCCTATCCATCAACACCGACGCGCACCACAGCGACGAATTTGCCCTGCGTCACTACGGCATCGCCACCGCCCAGCGCGGGTGGGCAACCGCCGCCAACGTGGTCAATACCTGGCCCGTCGCCCAGTTTTTGGCCCTCATCAAGCGTCATTAA
- a CDS encoding ABC transporter permease: protein MATVTEIPLDDPRAGTLADYRSNSLWRITYRRLFRQQSAIAGLVILVILVFLAVAAPIVAPYDPEQVLIGIEDVSKRESPCIHLLGCPADQPQHIMGIDGNVRDVLSRVIYGTRVSLSVGFITVGFAIIMGTFLGAIAGYVGGWIDNVIMRIMDVILAFPFLLLAIAIVSVLGAGLTNAMLAIAIVSIPAYARVIRASVLSIREQDYVEASRALGASPWRILFGRILPNALPPLIVQATLGIATAILDTAALSFIGLGAQPPTPEWGAMLASERNQVFSAPHLVFFPGLAIMITVLAFNLLGDGLRDALDPRLAQRVK from the coding sequence ATGGCAACTGTAACCGAAATCCCCCTTGATGACCCCCGTGCCGGCACGCTGGCAGACTACCGCTCCAATAGCCTCTGGCGCATCACCTACCGGCGGCTCTTTCGGCAGCAGTCAGCTATCGCCGGCCTCGTCATCCTCGTCATCCTCGTTTTCCTCGCCGTCGCCGCCCCCATCGTCGCCCCCTACGACCCGGAACAAGTCCTCATCGGCATCGAAGACGTGAGCAAGCGAGAATCCCCCTGCATCCACCTGCTGGGCTGCCCCGCCGACCAGCCGCAGCACATCATGGGAATTGACGGCAACGTCCGCGACGTGCTCAGCCGCGTCATTTATGGCACGCGCGTTTCTCTCTCCGTCGGCTTCATCACAGTCGGCTTTGCCATCATCATGGGCACATTCCTGGGGGCCATTGCCGGTTACGTGGGCGGCTGGATAGACAACGTCATCATGCGCATCATGGACGTGATCCTGGCTTTCCCGTTCCTGCTACTGGCTATCGCCATCGTCAGCGTCCTGGGCGCGGGCCTGACGAATGCCATGCTGGCCATCGCCATTGTCAGCATCCCTGCGTACGCGCGCGTCATCCGCGCCAGCGTGCTTTCCATCCGCGAGCAGGATTACGTGGAAGCGTCTCGCGCCCTGGGGGCCAGCCCCTGGCGCATTCTGTTTGGCCGCATTTTGCCGAATGCGCTCCCGCCGCTGATCGTGCAGGCCACGTTGGGTATCGCCACGGCCATCCTGGACACCGCCGCCCTCTCTTTCATCGGACTCGGCGCGCAACCGCCAACGCCGGAATGGGGCGCCATGCTGGCCAGCGAGCGCAACCAGGTCTTTAGCGCGCCGCATCTGGTATTTTTCCCCGGTCTGGCAATCATGATCACCGTGCTGGCGTTTAATCTCCTGGGGGATGGGCTGCGCGACGCGCTGGACCCGCGTCTGGCGCAGCGCGTTAAGTAA
- a CDS encoding M23 family metallopeptidase: MSFSSLWSLIFPPWLREWLRFELIPRLGLQPQELLLGTLRGMWGTLWWMLVGLGLINGGRAYMDGQYALPRAIQSQVVKWAPVADSVARQTDIPREVPLVVWYKESSMQAENPRNCTGIMGTYDLVRSGQLPCFTPGPISDQEVAAQLAVGALEFKKRCPEVTYGTHDPAVLQRCYLAYNAGISAAQHIDPHTSAYVMNNFNEQYQNMVYRDVELGTVTVSALGAWPAHLAIQSMIAHQLDLEQPPLTLTLLDVGARLWDAGIYAVSNLLNMDLPTNPRMEFPADRDIGAQTCLGRAHILGRPSLRPTLNPVREDPLLTQDVHGCAYNLPGVDIASSNAASLLQAPIPGEVTTYTDRWRNTTIRIENDEWIVWLLHARSYLVEEGTVEKGQAVGVMGAVGYATGPHVHYTVFDKITNRFVDPGLLLPKQIAESDGAETR, from the coding sequence ATGTCGTTTTCGTCGCTGTGGTCGTTGATTTTCCCTCCCTGGCTGCGAGAATGGCTGCGTTTTGAACTGATTCCCAGATTAGGGCTACAACCACAAGAGCTGCTCCTGGGCACACTGCGTGGCATGTGGGGCACGCTTTGGTGGATGCTGGTGGGGTTGGGCTTAATAAATGGTGGCCGGGCCTACATGGATGGGCAGTATGCTTTGCCGCGCGCGATCCAGTCGCAAGTGGTGAAGTGGGCGCCCGTTGCTGACTCAGTGGCCCGCCAGACAGACATACCTCGAGAAGTACCGTTAGTCGTGTGGTATAAAGAAAGCAGTATGCAGGCGGAGAATCCGCGGAACTGCACGGGCATTATGGGCACGTATGACCTGGTTCGCTCCGGTCAATTGCCGTGTTTCACGCCTGGTCCTATCTCTGATCAGGAGGTGGCGGCGCAGTTGGCGGTCGGTGCGCTGGAGTTCAAGAAGCGGTGTCCGGAGGTGACGTACGGGACGCACGATCCGGCGGTTTTGCAGCGGTGTTATCTGGCGTATAATGCCGGCATCTCCGCCGCCCAACACATCGATCCCCACACCTCCGCCTACGTCATGAACAATTTCAACGAGCAGTACCAGAATATGGTCTACCGTGACGTAGAATTGGGAACCGTCACCGTCAGCGCATTGGGCGCCTGGCCCGCTCACCTGGCCATCCAAAGCATGATCGCCCATCAGCTCGACCTGGAACAGCCCCCACTCACCCTCACTCTCCTGGATGTGGGCGCGCGATTGTGGGATGCCGGCATTTACGCCGTTTCCAACCTGCTCAACATGGACCTGCCCACCAACCCGCGCATGGAATTCCCCGCCGATCGGGACATCGGCGCGCAAACCTGCCTGGGGCGGGCGCACATCCTGGGTCGTCCCAGTCTCCGCCCCACGCTCAACCCCGTGCGCGAAGACCCCCTGCTCACGCAAGACGTGCACGGCTGCGCCTACAACTTGCCCGGTGTGGACATTGCCAGTTCCAACGCCGCATCGCTTCTGCAAGCCCCCATCCCCGGCGAAGTCACCACCTACACCGACCGCTGGCGCAACACAACGATCCGCATCGAAAACGACGAGTGGATCGTCTGGCTGCTGCACGCGCGCTCCTACCTGGTTGAAGAAGGAACCGTGGAAAAGGGGCAGGCGGTCGGCGTCATGGGCGCGGTGGGCTATGCCACAGGCCCTCACGTCCATTACACCGTATTCGACAAGATCACCAACCGGTTTGTCGATCCTGGATTGCTGCTGCCTAAACAAATCGCCGAAAGTGACGGCGCGGAAACCAGATAG
- a CDS encoding LysM peptidoglycan-binding domain-containing protein — protein sequence MALRHGSTVDAIMQANGLTSYVIQPGQQLRIPAAP from the coding sequence ATTGCCTTGAGACATGGCTCTACAGTGGATGCAATTATGCAGGCCAATGGGCTGACGAGCTATGTCATTCAGCCGGGCCAGCAACTCCGTATCCCGGCCGCTCCTTAA
- a CDS encoding peptide ABC transporter substrate-binding protein, whose protein sequence is MKSMNKRYLLLLCVLVIGLVLAACGGGAATPTEEPMPEPTEAMEETPAEEPMPAFEPMVMTADNCDYGGLLKEIAALDQYTVQFTMCSPDPAFPSKAAFSAFAIQPSEYLESTGGSGQLLEKPIGTGPYMLDSWNRGEEIVYKKYDGYWGTAAIADTLVFRWNSEAAARLLELQSGTLDAIDNPAPDDFQTIADDATLQLINRPALNVFYVGMNNTYEPFNDEMVRQAIAMGIDRQRIVDNFYPAGSEVASHFTPCSIPNACVGDSWYNFDPEAARQMLADAGFPDGFSTEIAYRDVVRSYLPEPGVVAQDIQAQLKENLNIDAEIVVMESGAFIAAADAGELPGLHLLGWGADYPDMTNFLDFHFGAGASQQFGDKFPDITDALSKGAALSNDAEREPFYVEANNLIKQHVPMIPVAHGGSAVAYRAGIAGAHASPLGNENFSVMDPGKDTFVWMQNAEPISLYCGDETDGESLRACEQVTESLLAYEVGGTAVVPSLATSCDANADLTVWTCNLRQGVKFHDGSDLDANDVVMSWGIQWDASSPYHVGNTGAFTYFSALWGGFINDTGE, encoded by the coding sequence ATGAAGTCTATGAACAAGCGGTATCTACTGCTCTTGTGCGTTTTGGTCATCGGCCTGGTGCTGGCGGCCTGTGGTGGCGGCGCGGCCACGCCAACGGAAGAGCCAATGCCGGAGCCAACCGAAGCCATGGAAGAAACGCCCGCTGAAGAGCCAATGCCGGCATTCGAGCCAATGGTGATGACTGCCGACAACTGCGACTACGGTGGCTTGCTCAAGGAAATCGCGGCGTTGGATCAGTACACCGTACAGTTTACGATGTGCTCTCCTGACCCGGCCTTCCCCTCCAAGGCAGCCTTTAGCGCCTTCGCCATTCAGCCGAGCGAGTACCTGGAATCCACGGGCGGCTCCGGCCAACTGCTGGAGAAGCCAATTGGCACCGGCCCCTATATGCTCGATTCCTGGAACCGTGGCGAAGAAATCGTCTACAAGAAGTATGATGGTTATTGGGGCACGGCGGCCATCGCGGACACGTTGGTGTTCCGTTGGAACTCGGAAGCCGCCGCGCGTCTGCTGGAGTTGCAATCGGGAACCCTGGATGCAATCGACAACCCGGCTCCGGACGATTTCCAGACCATTGCGGACGACGCCACCCTGCAACTGATCAACCGTCCCGCGCTGAACGTGTTCTACGTCGGCATGAACAACACGTATGAACCGTTCAACGACGAAATGGTGCGTCAGGCCATCGCCATGGGCATCGACCGGCAGCGTATTGTGGACAACTTCTACCCCGCCGGTTCGGAAGTTGCCAGCCACTTCACGCCCTGCTCCATCCCCAACGCCTGCGTGGGCGATTCGTGGTACAACTTCGATCCTGAAGCGGCACGCCAGATGCTGGCGGATGCCGGCTTCCCCGATGGGTTCTCCACGGAAATCGCTTACCGCGACGTGGTGCGCAGCTACCTGCCGGAGCCGGGTGTGGTCGCGCAAGACATCCAGGCGCAGTTGAAAGAAAACCTGAACATCGACGCGGAAATCGTGGTGATGGAATCAGGGGCGTTCATTGCCGCCGCGGATGCCGGCGAACTGCCAGGTCTGCACCTGTTGGGTTGGGGCGCGGACTACCCTGATATGACCAACTTCCTTGACTTCCACTTCGGCGCGGGCGCTTCCCAGCAGTTCGGCGACAAGTTCCCGGACATCACGGATGCGCTGTCGAAGGGCGCGGCGCTGTCAAATGACGCCGAGCGCGAGCCGTTTTACGTGGAGGCGAATAATCTGATCAAGCAGCATGTGCCCATGATTCCGGTGGCGCATGGTGGTTCGGCGGTGGCCTATCGTGCCGGCATTGCCGGAGCGCACGCCAGTCCATTGGGCAACGAAAACTTCTCCGTGATGGACCCAGGCAAAGACACCTTCGTCTGGATGCAAAACGCGGAACCCATCAGCCTCTACTGCGGCGACGAGACTGACGGCGAATCCCTGCGCGCCTGCGAACAAGTCACCGAGTCCCTGCTGGCCTACGAAGTGGGCGGCACGGCCGTTGTCCCCTCCCTGGCAACCTCCTGCGACGCCAATGCCGACCTGACCGTCTGGACCTGCAACCTGCGCCAGGGCGTCAAGTTCCACGATGGCAGCGACCTGGACGCCAACGATGTCGTCATGTCCTGGGGCATTCAGTGGGATGCCTCCAGCCCCTACCACGTCGGGAACACGGGTGCTTTCACCTACTTCTCCGCTCTGTGGGGTGGCTTCATCAACGATACGGGCGAGTAA